The proteins below are encoded in one region of Chloroflexota bacterium:
- a CDS encoding MFS transporter translates to MKAIGSAGKTHVPPAAPVEGAQDFQASRVITIAVGHTVHDMYASFLAPLLPTFITNLALSKTEAGLLMVFLQSPSVLQPVIGHLADKVNLRALVILGPAVTGVLMSLLGVAPNYGVLALFLAIAGFSSAAFHSVAPPLAGRLAGRRLGRGIGIWMVGGELGYTIGPILLVSATQVLGLRGLPWLMIIGVLTSLFVASRLSAAQTAPTANVYVGSWREVLPAMKPLLLPLISITVLRSPMVATLTTFLPVFLRDGGASLWVAGASLSILQAAGVAGALGAGSVSDSLGRKRTLALLFVAAPLCMVGFLSTHGLAQVAMLLLVGATSLCVPTVLTAFMQESFPEHRALANGVYGSMNFIIYALAVALAGAWGDWLGLRSAFLMGAAATVAALPLLLLLPGRTSPATSKRKDWRDGQVRANQASHPR, encoded by the coding sequence ATGAAAGCCATTGGTAGCGCCGGCAAAACGCACGTCCCACCCGCCGCGCCTGTAGAAGGGGCGCAGGATTTCCAGGCGAGCCGCGTGATCACGATTGCGGTGGGGCACACCGTGCACGACATGTACGCGTCCTTCCTGGCCCCGCTGTTGCCGACATTCATCACGAACCTGGCCCTGTCCAAGACCGAGGCGGGGTTGCTCATGGTGTTTCTGCAGTCTCCTTCGGTGCTGCAGCCGGTGATCGGCCATCTGGCCGACAAGGTGAACCTGCGCGCGCTGGTGATCCTCGGCCCCGCGGTAACCGGCGTCCTGATGAGCCTGCTGGGCGTGGCCCCAAACTATGGGGTGTTGGCGCTGTTCCTGGCCATCGCGGGGTTCAGTTCGGCCGCCTTCCATTCGGTCGCGCCGCCGCTGGCGGGGCGGCTGGCCGGCAGGCGGCTGGGGCGCGGAATCGGCATCTGGATGGTGGGCGGCGAGTTGGGGTACACCATCGGCCCCATCCTCCTCGTCAGCGCGACCCAGGTTCTCGGGCTTCGGGGGCTGCCCTGGCTCATGATCATCGGCGTCCTCACGTCGCTGTTCGTAGCGTCGCGCCTGTCGGCGGCCCAGACCGCGCCGACGGCGAACGTGTACGTGGGGAGTTGGCGGGAGGTTCTGCCGGCTATGAAGCCCCTGCTGCTCCCGCTCATCAGCATCACCGTGCTGCGCTCGCCGATGGTGGCCACGCTGACCACATTCCTGCCGGTGTTCCTGCGGGATGGCGGCGCAAGCCTCTGGGTGGCGGGCGCGTCGCTGTCCATCTTGCAGGCGGCTGGCGTGGCGGGGGCGCTGGGGGCAGGCTCGGTGAGCGACTCGCTGGGGAGGAAGCGCACGCTGGCGCTCCTGTTTGTGGCGGCGCCGCTGTGCATGGTCGGGTTCCTGTCCACGCACGGGCTGGCGCAGGTCGCCATGCTGCTCCTGGTGGGAGCCACTTCGCTTTGCGTGCCGACGGTGCTCACTGCGTTCATGCAGGAGAGTTTTCCGGAGCACCGCGCTCTGGCCAATGGTGTGTACGGTTCCATGAACTTCATCATCTACGCCCTGGCGGTGGCCCTGGCGGGCGCTTGGGGAGACTGGCTTGGGCTGCGGTCGGCGTTCCTGATGGGGGCGGCGGCCACGGTTGCCGCGCTCCCGCTGCTCCTGCTGCTGCCAGGCCGGACATCGCCGGCGACAAGCAAAAGAAAGGATTGGAGAGATGGACAAGTCCGAGCGAATCAGGCGAGTCATCCGAGGTGA